The genomic region CCCATCTGCTCTACGGGCTGGATGCGGGTGGGGGCTTCGTGTTGCTCACGGGCGAGGTGGGGGCAGGCAAGACCACGGTGTGCCGCTGCTTTCTGGAGCAGATTCCGGAGCATTGCAACGTGGCTTATATCTTCAACCCCAAGCTCACGGTGGGGGAGTTGCTGCGCTCGATCTGCGATGAGTTTGGTGTGCCCCACAAGCCCAACGTGCCGGGGGTGGAGACCGTCAAGGACTACATCGATCCGCTGAACGCCTCGCTGCTGGCGGCGCACGCATCAGGGCGCAACACCGTGCTCATCATCGACGAGGCTCAGAACCTAGAGGCCGATGTGCTGGAGCAGCTACGCCTGCTCACCAACCTGGAAACCAACGAGCGCAAGCTGCTGCAGATCATCCTGATCGGCCAGCCGGAGTTGCGAACGATGGTGGCTCGCCCTTCGCTGGAGCAGCTGGCGCAGCGGGTGATTGCGCGTTTTCATCTGGACGCCCTGACGCCCCAGGAGACCCAGCAGTACATCGCCCATCGTCTTGCAGTGGCCGGCTTGCGTGGCCCCATGCCATTCAGTCGCAGGGCGCTGCGGCGTGTGCACGTCCTGTCCCGGGGGATTCCGCGGCGCATCAATTTGCTTTGCGATCGCGCTTTGCTGGGGGCTTATGCAGCAGGGCAGCACGGCGTGAGCAAAGCCATCGTTGAGCGCGCCGCGCGAGAGGTGTTTGGCACGCATGTTCCCCAGCGTTCCCCGTCTGTTGGACCTTTGTCCCGATGGGCGATGGGTGGACTTGGCTTGGTAGCCGGGGCGGCCATGGTGGCGGCGGCTGGCTGGATGGCGGGCATTCGTCCGGGCCCGAAGGGGCTGGGCACCGCACAGACGGTAAATCAGGGGGCGAATCACGGTGCGGTTGCGGCGATTGGCGCAGCCCCCGGCGCCCAGGCCAAGCCGCCCCTGGCCTCACCGCCTGCGCAAAGTGCTTCCGCAGCTTCGGCTCCAGGCACGGCCGTACCTGTGCCCACCAAGGCGAGTCAGCCTGTGGCGGCTGCCACCTCCTCCGGGGCTTCGTCTGCAGAGGCTTCGCCTGAACCTGCATCGGGTCTGCAGCAGTTTTTGCAAGCGCAATCCCCAGGAGATGCTTCCGCATGGCAGGCTCTGGCTTCCGTGTGGGGGGTGGCCTTGCCCGAGGGGGCGGATGCCTGTGCCGCTCTGACACGCGATGGTCTGCGTTGCTATCGCAATCGGCGCGCGGGCCTGAACCTGATACGACAGATGGATCGGCCTACGCTGCTCATGCTGTCCCCTTCTGCCCAGAGTGAGGCTACCGTGCCAGTCGTGTTGCGTGGCCTGGATGAGGATGTGGCGACGCTGCAAAGCGGTGGCCGTACCCTGCATGTGCCTGTGGCTGATCTGGCCCAGGTGTGGCGGGGTGACATGATCACGCTGTGGCGTGCACCGCCGGGCATGCCTGACAAGGGCGAAATCACCGACAGTGCCGCAGGTACGGCCTGGTTGGATGCACGGCTGGCGTCGAAAGCGGCGGGCGGTGCCGGGGTAAGTGCCCGCGCTGTGACGCCTGCGCTGCGCCAGGCCCGGATCCATCGGTTTCAGCTGGCCCAGGGCGTCACCCCTGACGGCCGCGCGGGCCCGGTGACCCTCATGCTCCTCAACCGCGCCACCGGCGTGAAAGAACCCCGTTTGCGCAGTGGCGCCTGATTTCTATGTCCTACATTCTTGATGCACTGCGGCGTGCGGAGGCCGAGCGAGGCCGAGGTTCTGTACCGGGTATCCACACACAGTCCATGGCGGCGCCGCGCACGGAATCCCCCAGCCCTGGCAACTGGTGGCTGGTGGGCGGCTCTGTGGTGGCTGTGGCGGCCCTTGCTGCAGGTGGAACGTGGTGGGCCATGCAGCGCAATGCGCCCGCCGTGGCGGGGGCTGGTGCAAAT from Acidovorax sp. DW039 harbors:
- a CDS encoding AAA family ATPase, translated to MYAPFFGLQHPPFSIAPDPRYLFMSERHREALAHLLYGLDAGGGFVLLTGEVGAGKTTVCRCFLEQIPEHCNVAYIFNPKLTVGELLRSICDEFGVPHKPNVPGVETVKDYIDPLNASLLAAHASGRNTVLIIDEAQNLEADVLEQLRLLTNLETNERKLLQIILIGQPELRTMVARPSLEQLAQRVIARFHLDALTPQETQQYIAHRLAVAGLRGPMPFSRRALRRVHVLSRGIPRRINLLCDRALLGAYAAGQHGVSKAIVERAAREVFGTHVPQRSPSVGPLSRWAMGGLGLVAGAAMVAAAGWMAGIRPGPKGLGTAQTVNQGANHGAVAAIGAAPGAQAKPPLASPPAQSASAASAPGTAVPVPTKASQPVAAATSSGASSAEASPEPASGLQQFLQAQSPGDASAWQALASVWGVALPEGADACAALTRDGLRCYRNRRAGLNLIRQMDRPTLLMLSPSAQSEATVPVVLRGLDEDVATLQSGGRTLHVPVADLAQVWRGDMITLWRAPPGMPDKGEITDSAAGTAWLDARLASKAAGGAGVSARAVTPALRQARIHRFQLAQGVTPDGRAGPVTLMLLNRATGVKEPRLRSGA